aAATGTCGCCTGTCCGTTTGATAAACGTATTTTCAACAGGTTGATCTAACAAATCTATTTTCCTCATGTATTAAAACGACCAGAGCCCAGACTTTGTCGACAATGGATGATTTGCTGTCTACAAAAGGTCACGTATTAGTAAAATATTAGTAATTCATACTCCAATTTTTCACGCCTTAGTAGTAAGTTTTTATGACTAGAGAAAGGAGCGTTTTCCTAACATAACACAATAGTaaaaataatacaattttcttataTATTCACAAAACACCTTAGATTGGAGTAGAGGATAAAATAACGTTTTTACACTCAGACTTGGACTGCGCTAGTCAAACGTAACTTTTCGTTTTCGATATTATATTTACCCTTATCGCGGGTTTAATCGAAACTCCAGCTTCACAGAACAACTTTGTCTTTGCGCGTCATAACAAACTTTGActtaaaatatcgaaattatcgaaattttgcaAAACAAAAGATTAGCGCTCGACTAGGGCAGCCCAACCCTGTTTTACATAAAGTTAGAACCTTGAGAGAAGTGACTTGTTATATCGAAAACACACAAGTAACTTTGCGTTGTGTTGTGTTGTGTTTGTCTAACGCATCCTTCAAATCGAATTACGATGGAAAACGTAGCATAATGGTCGACCTCATCAACGcaaaaattgctcgtgtgtttccGGCTTTAGAACCTCAGATAAATACGAGTATAAATGATGTCACAATGTCTTCGCTATATGTGACAGTTAGGATCGAAAGTCTGTCTTTTACATCTGTCAAACTGACGTTTTAAATTCTATTTCAGTAAAAGAACTAAATGTAGACACAATGTAGAcgtttaaaattcaaaattgtcttttgttcttctgtcaagtttgaTGGCCTTAACAAAAGAATAATTTGAATTAGCTCTCCTTCGCGTTGCTATTTGTAGCTATAGTAAATTTTACGAATTCGCGATCATTACACATATTTAGTTTGatttgacgttttaaacgtcactttgacagatggaaaagACCGACTgttgatcccaactgtcacatATGCCTGTTTCACTTCGAAGTTCTacgtaaattaaattgttagCTTCTTATCGAAAAAATGGCACATTAAACTTAATCTTCAGCCGATCTTAATATCAAATGTTCTACGTTCTGTGCTTTCTCGTTAACGCTTTCCACATCGCCCAACATTGCCTGCAATTCCATCGATCGCTGATGAATGTTCGTCATATTGTTCATTGGAAGTATAATCGGCGTTTTGTTAGCTTTGTCCGGCAGTAAAGCTTCCGTCGTTTTATTGTGTTCTAGTTTCTCTAAAGCGTCTATAAGTCTTTTCTGTTTCTTTGTACGTTCCTTTTGGAAGAATAATCGAATGTAATATATGGGAAATATAACGCATTGACCGGCTGGCTCTTCAGCATCGATATAGACTCCACGCACCAAAACGGAATTGGAACAATTCAGTAGCGCTAACagtaaaaatgcaaaactgTGCGTCATCGAGTTGCTTAAAATTGGTGAGTCTGTGGAAGATGGTAAAGAAAAACGAGTCTGAAACAAATCGGTAATGTGAAATCTGTTGCCGTCGCAACCTTTTAGGAAGTATAGATCACACAGTTGCCAAACACCGCGCCAAACATTAACCGTACCGATAAAGCTGAGAAAGAGGAATATGTCAGCGGCAGCTACACGCCAGAATCCCTTTAAACGATCGCATGCCCATCGCATCAGTGACTGCATGGCGAACGTTAGAGCCACTACTCCATAACCAATTAccttaaattatttgaaaaagaaaaaacgaaacagTTGAGACTGACTAAAATATCCGtcgatttgaaatgaatggatGAAGGTTAACATTCCATTCTGTGTACatgaatttaataataaacttTTCCAGTACACGAGATTGGAATTGATTAAGAAATAAAAGCGACTTTTGTGAGTGTGCATTTAAATTAGGGAACAAAAGGTTTTCATGTCTTTTGTCCAttgcaaaattgtttcgaatCGGTTCTGGTTGGTTCGGGGCTTACATAATTCAGTTcttccattttagaaattctttttgtttcgtaTCACGTTATACGTACCAATGAACCCCATGCTGTCATCCGAATATCGTCTGGATAAATAACTAAATCGCATATGACCCATGTTCCTCGCCAAACGAATACCACCAATGTACCGATTACCAATACTGAAAACGCACAGTCTAATATGTAGAGACCAGGTTCCTGGGCACTCTAGAAAATGTTGGaagtaatttttataaattatttaaagagACCTAGTTTCACGATCAAGAGCTGCTATCAACTTCTATAATTAGCATCGTCACCAAttgatttaatgaattttcatttcatttgtaggattgtaaatatttactaTAATCGAATTGCTAGCGGTTTGTTGACGGAAACACATGGCAACAGATCTCCCATATATCCTAATATTTCGATTCTTGCTCTTAGACGTAAGCTGTAATtgtttagctctccgtttactttttaaaacatttaaaatggaTACAGGAAAGGGTAATCAAATTTCAACCGAAAAGACTGACTTTGCATCATTATTCGGATCTACAACTACCACGCGCATTTGAGTATAAGTAAGTACTCATaaccagttttgtttgtatgagtcgcccagctgaaaatcagctgaagcaaacttaGGCTAGAATTTGACAGCCCTTTCCTGTAACTTAGTCGTGCAAGAAAATCGACGAAGAGATTCGAAGCTATGTCAGGATCAATGCACAAACGTTGTGTTACGATATCTCAGACTTTctaattaaacgaaaatttcttcaacgtGGAAGGCCTGTAATAGCAATCATATATGTGTGAACGGTATATTGCACTGTTGATATCGATACAGTGAACAACGTGCGTAATCACACGTAGTATTGCTCTATTGTCTCGTAAAAGTTTCTCAGGATTTGTTGTACAAATATTATTATCTACGTAGCATGTAGCAATCGAATTGGCACTCTGTTGCAGAACGCACAATCTCCCAATTCAACGAGATCGGGGTCGTTAAACcccaatttaaatattttttctttgatgCATTTCAATGTGTAATTTTCGACAGAACTCATAatcaaattgtttaaattttgttgcCGCTACGGTCgtctaaatttcatttctgttACGTATCGAATCCGACCAAATCGCATCAGCTGATATTCCGTATCAATATCAATGTCAAAGACATTGTTCGCAGAACATGTTCATCATACTGCTTATGATTGATGATTGATCTACAGATACGATTGTGGATGAGGAATAATTCAGCAAAATGGAAAAGTACAAAAATTGCGTCAAGTGACGACGAAAGTCCGTGGTTGGGTCTTGTTGAAAACATTATCGTggaacaaaatatacaaattgATGACAAGCGCTAGTTATAATGCAACTTATGACAGGGCCTATAATAGACTCTATTTataggaatttaatttaattttagaaaataaattcctaaaaattggC
This genomic window from Bradysia coprophila strain Holo2 unplaced genomic scaffold, BU_Bcop_v1 contig_373, whole genome shotgun sequence contains:
- the LOC119081921 gene encoding uncharacterized protein LOC119081921 isoform X2, with the protein product MRGSTAGLADGMIATPESVHATFLHFIDIVFSSMVLAPIVILYWRGTWNLTGLLLFSHNPQLSAIISLSAGILGHLVFNIFQEKLKKNLHPDKHRITYLVCSRIYTYIYGLACVNCWRGGWILMDHHVPHNLATIFTITFVSTIFLVLMKGMRNISATPFAISSDHSKDYFTVPTMYKVSAQEPGLYILDCAFSVLVIGTLVVFVWRGTWVICDLVIYPDDIRMTAWGSLVIGYGVVALTFAMQSLMRWACDRLKGFWRVAAADIFLFLSFIGTVNVWRGVWQLCDLYFLKDSPILSNSMTHSFAFLLLALLNCSNSVLVRGVYIDAEEPAGQCVIFPIYYIRLFFQKERTKKQKRLIDALEKLEHNKTTEALLPDKANKTPIILPMNNMTNIHQRSMELQAMLGDVESVNEKAQNVEHLILRSAED
- the LOC119081921 gene encoding uncharacterized protein LOC119081921 isoform X1, which codes for MDDHGDDYNHYVDNDDEQFADHLDEHKIVPRDDRDDVYSLILPPNRCTKRCLNTCDVCLSLFVISPLVIIHWRGTWAIMDTNMEYFPPMNCFIFGMVFHLVIAMIREFLYTEYKKTKLQKRTWTRVMCRSILTKLYAYLFSWTCQMHWRGGWAVIDKYFGIGWMQGLTETASCLFLLLIFKSLRNVVAPPVLILTDTKEFAFGFPTRYRIESAQEPGLYILDCAFSVLVIGTLVVFVWRGTWVICDLVIYPDDIRMTAWGSLVIGYGVVALTFAMQSLMRWACDRLKGFWRVAAADIFLFLSFIGTVNVWRGVWQLCDLYFLKDSPILSNSMTHSFAFLLLALLNCSNSVLVRGVYIDAEEPAGQCVIFPIYYIRLFFQKERTKKQKRLIDALEKLEHNKTTEALLPDKANKTPIILPMNNMTNIHQRSMELQAMLGDVESVNEKAQNVEHLILRSAED